One segment of Neobacillus endophyticus DNA contains the following:
- a CDS encoding threonine/serine exporter family protein has product MEKEMEQTYDVMEVCLLAGKIILQSGGETYRVEDTMMRIAAAYGIETSHSYVTPTGIIFSAEGREPAKTKLIRISERSTDLKKVSMVNSVSRKISCGELTIEEAKTFLNEIDAMDVTFPLKYQVAAASFASGCFMIMVNGHWNDFIPSMIFGGIGYLSFVYFHRFVPIKFFSEFLASFIIGLLSFIFVKFTHGHQLDKIIIGSVMPLVPGLLVTNAVRDLMAGHLVSGLSKGAEAFLTAFAIGAGIAVVLSFL; this is encoded by the coding sequence ATGGAAAAAGAAATGGAACAAACATATGACGTGATGGAGGTATGTTTGCTGGCAGGCAAAATTATTTTGCAAAGCGGCGGAGAGACGTACCGGGTTGAAGATACAATGATGCGGATTGCGGCTGCTTATGGGATTGAAACATCTCATAGCTATGTAACACCTACTGGTATTATTTTTTCAGCAGAAGGAAGAGAACCGGCAAAGACCAAATTGATTCGAATATCAGAACGGTCCACGGACTTAAAAAAGGTTTCAATGGTCAATAGTGTTTCGAGGAAAATTAGCTGTGGCGAATTGACAATTGAAGAAGCAAAGACGTTTTTAAATGAGATCGACGCGATGGATGTAACCTTTCCATTAAAATATCAAGTTGCAGCAGCATCATTTGCGAGCGGATGTTTCATGATTATGGTTAATGGTCATTGGAACGACTTCATTCCTTCGATGATTTTTGGCGGAATTGGCTATCTAAGCTTTGTCTACTTTCATCGTTTTGTCCCAATTAAATTCTTTTCAGAATTTCTGGCATCGTTCATTATTGGGCTTTTATCGTTTATTTTTGTCAAATTCACTCATGGACATCAACTGGATAAAATTATTATCGGTTCTGTCATGCCGCTTGTGCCCGGATTATTGGTGACCAATGCAGTCAGGGATTTGATGGCAGGGCATTTGGTTTCCGGATTGTCCAAGGGGGCTGAGGCGTTTTTGACAGCCTTTGCCATTGGGGCAGGAATAGCAGTTGTTTTATCATTTTTGTAA
- a CDS encoding IS110 family transposase → MEVFIERCAGLDVHSETIVACIMTGRHDDELFKQTETFPTFTKDLYRLLQWLESHEVTHIAMESTGVYWKPVFNILEDFFDITLANAQRIKNVPGRKTDVSDAEWIAKLLRYGLIEKSFVPPVDIRELRDLTRLRKKWIGHLTSEKNRIQKVLECSNVKLSTVISDVFGVSGRKLLERLVEQGYVDEVDVETRIHGKLKAKKQMISDSLFGTLNEHQRFLIRQSWQHIEYLEKQITEIEERVDLLLQNYQEELQLLMTIPGVKKDTAAIIIAEIGVDMRQFPTSQNLASWAGVSLGNKESAGKRFSTKTVKGNPHIKSALCEAAWAVSRCRNRWLATKYWSIATRKGKKKALVALSHRMLRIIYSMLINKESFKEMQIS, encoded by the coding sequence ATGGAGGTATTTATTGAACGATGTGCTGGTTTGGATGTTCATTCTGAAACCATTGTTGCTTGTATTATGACTGGAAGGCATGATGATGAGTTATTTAAACAAACTGAGACCTTTCCAACTTTCACCAAAGATTTATATCGATTATTGCAGTGGCTTGAAAGTCATGAGGTTACTCATATTGCAATGGAAAGCACTGGAGTGTATTGGAAACCTGTTTTTAATATTTTAGAGGACTTCTTTGATATTACACTTGCAAATGCCCAGCGAATTAAAAATGTTCCTGGAAGAAAAACAGATGTATCTGATGCAGAATGGATTGCAAAATTATTAAGATATGGTCTTATTGAAAAAAGTTTTGTTCCACCGGTGGATATACGGGAGCTTCGGGACTTAACCCGACTCAGAAAGAAATGGATTGGTCACTTAACTTCTGAAAAGAATCGAATTCAAAAGGTATTAGAATGTTCCAATGTAAAATTAAGTACGGTAATTTCAGATGTCTTTGGGGTATCCGGTAGAAAGCTTCTGGAACGGCTCGTAGAGCAAGGATATGTGGATGAAGTAGATGTTGAAACAAGAATTCACGGTAAATTGAAAGCGAAGAAACAGATGATTTCCGATTCTCTTTTTGGAACATTGAATGAACATCAACGATTTTTAATCCGTCAATCATGGCAGCACATTGAATACCTGGAGAAACAGATTACAGAAATTGAAGAACGAGTAGATTTATTATTACAAAACTATCAAGAAGAACTTCAATTGCTTATGACCATTCCAGGTGTTAAGAAAGATACAGCAGCTATTATCATTGCTGAGATAGGTGTGGATATGAGGCAATTTCCAACCTCCCAAAACCTAGCATCATGGGCCGGTGTTTCACTCGGAAACAAGGAAAGTGCAGGTAAACGGTTTAGTACCAAAACTGTTAAAGGAAATCCTCATATTAAATCAGCATTGTGTGAAGCTGCATGGGCTGTTTCAAGATGTCGGAATCGTTGGTTAGCGACAAAATACTGGTCAATAGCTACGAGAAAAGGAAAGAAAAAAGCACTCGTTGCCCTGTCGCATCGAATGCTTCGAATCATTTACTCCATGCTTATAAACAAGGAGTCCTTTAAAGAAATGCAAATTAGTTAG
- a CDS encoding MFS transporter, translating into MKEMGGMKVVLLMCLGTFVCMLDSTIMNITLPAIQDDLHTTLETSSWMLNVYTMTIAVLAIPMARFAEMFGRNKFYLAGLLVFGMGSALCGLASSGNFLIAARFLQSFGAAILIPCSMIIGIAAMPLEKRLVPQTLLGATQGLSTALGPTVGGILTEKLSWHWVFFVNVPICLLAMAGVAFILSLKKETRVRAKIDWLGLLFSTLAIFSLNLVLIKGNTWGWNSTPSIICYLVTIIAVTLFIVMERRVEAPMVNLKLFKDRIFTGSILIVTTGFIFLVGVTVLLPQFLTNFQHKTELQAALLITPVSAAIFVFANIAGLIVRKIGFVIPVIFGFCTMGAAYYLLQHLTIQSTTSEVVILCSLLGLGFSFVISSATLGSSSSFEGEMLTASQSVFSMLRQVGVVLAVAIFVAGLTNTIHGKKQEAIDYAAKKAAVLDVPQAAKDKILNETKKAINSQKTRKIDSSLVTADERQQLIDGNVQKALDAMPEQQRNAAKDMIYIKVEQQVDHDIAERGKLIKTYSNQVEDFAQERISSSFAEIYKASIPFVLLCALTGFIFKKRRQKAKIPVVKVPTVE; encoded by the coding sequence ATGAAAGAAATGGGTGGAATGAAGGTTGTTTTGTTAATGTGTCTGGGTACATTTGTTTGTATGCTGGATTCAACCATTATGAACATTACACTGCCAGCCATTCAGGACGATTTGCATACAACACTTGAAACAAGTTCCTGGATGTTAAATGTTTACACTATGACCATCGCTGTGCTAGCGATCCCAATGGCCAGATTTGCTGAAATGTTTGGGAGGAATAAATTTTACCTTGCAGGATTGTTAGTTTTTGGGATGGGTTCCGCATTATGCGGTCTGGCATCTTCCGGAAACTTCCTAATCGCAGCCCGGTTTTTGCAAAGCTTTGGTGCTGCCATTCTCATCCCTTGCAGCATGATAATTGGGATTGCTGCAATGCCCCTGGAGAAAAGATTGGTTCCTCAAACATTGTTGGGAGCGACACAAGGATTATCGACTGCCTTAGGACCGACTGTCGGTGGTATTTTAACAGAGAAGCTTAGCTGGCATTGGGTTTTCTTTGTTAATGTACCGATTTGTTTACTTGCAATGGCTGGAGTTGCTTTTATTTTATCTTTGAAAAAAGAAACCCGTGTGAGAGCCAAAATTGATTGGCTTGGCTTGCTGTTTTCAACATTGGCCATTTTTTCACTGAACTTGGTGTTGATTAAAGGAAATACATGGGGCTGGAACAGTACTCCATCTATCATCTGTTATCTTGTTACGATCATTGCCGTCACTCTATTTATTGTGATGGAAAGAAGAGTAGAAGCACCAATGGTTAATTTGAAACTTTTTAAGGATCGCATTTTTACTGGTTCGATTTTAATAGTAACAACAGGCTTTATTTTTCTTGTAGGTGTAACTGTATTACTTCCCCAGTTTTTGACGAACTTTCAGCACAAGACCGAACTCCAAGCTGCCTTACTCATCACACCTGTTTCCGCTGCTATCTTTGTTTTTGCAAATATCGCCGGTTTAATTGTCCGTAAAATTGGTTTTGTGATTCCTGTCATCTTCGGCTTTTGCACCATGGGGGCTGCCTATTATTTATTGCAGCATTTAACTATTCAATCCACTACATCAGAGGTTGTGATTCTTTGCAGTTTGCTTGGTTTAGGATTCAGCTTTGTGATCTCTTCTGCAACATTGGGGAGCTCTTCTTCATTTGAAGGGGAAATGCTGACTGCCTCGCAAAGTGTTTTCTCCATGCTTAGACAGGTAGGGGTTGTTTTAGCTGTTGCTATATTTGTGGCCGGCTTAACGAACACCATTCACGGTAAAAAACAAGAGGCGATTGATTACGCCGCTAAAAAGGCAGCAGTATTGGATGTCCCGCAGGCTGCAAAAGATAAAATATTAAATGAAACCAAAAAAGCCATTAACTCTCAAAAGACGAGAAAAATAGATTCTTCTTTAGTTACGGCTGATGAGCGGCAGCAATTAATTGATGGAAATGTCCAAAAGGCCTTAGATGCTATGCCTGAACAACAAAGAAATGCTGCCAAAGATATGATCTATATAAAAGTGGAGCAGCAAGTGGACCATGATATTGCTGAAAGAGGGAAACTGATAAAAACATACAGTAATCAGGTAGAAGATTTTGCTCAAGAGAGGATTTCCTCCAGCTTTGCCGAAATCTATAAAGCAAGTATTCCGTTCGTATTATTGTGTGCGTTGACAGGGTTTATTTTTAAAAAGAGGAGACAAAAAGCTAAGATTCCTGTTGTTAAAGTGCCAACAGTTGAATAA
- a CDS encoding ABC transporter permease, with protein sequence MEAKVKANNGALPPVKKSFNLFSFLYKYGTILTIVALIVIFSLVNPDFIQGSNIVNILRSISIVTIIAIGITISLSVDGFDLSVGSVASLSNAIVISMFVWFSQNTLVAVISAIAASLVVGAFNSFMIVKLRIPDMLTTLATMFIIQGTALTYTKGATLSQNMVMPDGSMAAGMISPFFAKIGEVPWIIVIMAVAVVLVHIFLNYTKHGRYMYVIGGNKEAARLSGIPVNTYKVAAYLLSALFASIGGIVLASRVMTSEINSGAPYLMDSVAAAFIGFSVLGSGKPNAFGTFIGAVLIGILQNGLVMLSVPYYSMDIVKGGVLAFALAITYYKQK encoded by the coding sequence ATGGAGGCAAAAGTGAAAGCAAACAATGGGGCCCTTCCCCCAGTAAAAAAAAGCTTTAATCTTTTTTCCTTTCTTTATAAGTATGGAACTATTTTGACGATCGTTGCCCTTATTGTCATTTTTTCATTGGTGAATCCGGATTTTATTCAAGGAAGTAATATTGTTAATATTTTACGGTCAATATCGATTGTTACCATTATTGCCATTGGAATTACTATCTCATTGTCTGTGGATGGATTCGATTTGTCAGTCGGTTCAGTCGCATCACTTTCAAACGCGATTGTCATTTCGATGTTTGTATGGTTCTCGCAAAATACTTTGGTTGCGGTTATTTCTGCGATCGCAGCATCATTAGTTGTAGGGGCTTTCAACTCCTTCATGATAGTAAAGCTAAGAATTCCTGACATGCTGACGACGCTGGCCACGATGTTTATCATTCAGGGGACGGCACTTACCTATACAAAAGGTGCGACCTTGTCACAAAATATGGTGATGCCAGATGGCTCTATGGCAGCAGGAATGATATCTCCTTTTTTTGCTAAGATCGGAGAGGTGCCATGGATTATTGTCATTATGGCTGTGGCGGTTGTTTTGGTCCACATCTTTTTAAACTATACCAAGCATGGCCGCTACATGTATGTCATTGGCGGCAATAAAGAAGCAGCAAGACTTTCAGGAATCCCGGTCAATACATATAAGGTTGCCGCCTATCTGCTTTCTGCTTTGTTTGCTTCGATCGGGGGGATTGTTCTGGCTTCCAGGGTAATGACATCAGAAATCAATTCCGGTGCACCGTATCTTATGGATTCAGTTGCGGCTGCCTTTATTGGTTTTTCTGTCCTCGGCTCAGGTAAGCCGAATGCGTTCGGCACCTTCATTGGCGCGGTTCTGATTGGGATTTTGCAAAATGGCCTTGTTATGTTGTCTGTACCTTATTATTCAATGGATATTGTTAAAGGCGGTGTTCTCGCCTTCGCGCTTGCCATAACGTATTATAAACAAAAATAA
- a CDS encoding YbdD/YjiX family protein, which yields MLKHLRKFNAYRKQFISLLVGVPSYETYVEHMKTHHPDQPVKSRKQFFCEAQEERYNAKGGKVSRCC from the coding sequence ATGCTTAAACACTTGAGAAAATTCAACGCGTACCGCAAGCAATTTATCAGTCTGCTCGTCGGCGTCCCCAGCTATGAAACGTATGTCGAGCATATGAAAACCCATCACCCTGATCAGCCTGTGAAATCACGAAAACAATTCTTCTGTGAAGCACAGGAAGAACGCTATAATGCAAAAGGCGGGAAAGTCTCCAGGTGTTGTTAG
- a CDS encoding PadR family transcriptional regulator, whose amino-acid sequence MNIQDVILGFIYDEPMSGYDIKQMMENSVSYFFDASFGAIYPALRKMEKEGLVDKQVVQQEGKPNKNMFAITDKGKEQFQHYLRSPINPTVMRSDILIRIFFGRFTTKEKINQWLLAEREKNQALYDSLKLLEEKYPNMERYKRFTLEYGIRQAEMVIGLIDETLSKVMEQEE is encoded by the coding sequence ATGAATATACAAGATGTGATTCTTGGCTTTATCTATGATGAGCCAATGAGCGGCTATGATATCAAGCAAATGATGGAGAATTCGGTTTCGTACTTTTTTGATGCCTCCTTTGGAGCGATCTATCCAGCGTTAAGAAAGATGGAAAAGGAGGGGCTTGTGGATAAACAAGTGGTACAGCAAGAAGGAAAGCCAAACAAAAACATGTTTGCAATCACCGACAAAGGAAAAGAGCAATTTCAACATTACCTGAGGAGTCCCATTAATCCGACAGTGATGAGATCCGATATCTTAATTCGCATTTTCTTTGGGCGATTTACAACAAAGGAAAAAATCAATCAATGGCTTTTAGCAGAACGGGAAAAAAATCAAGCCCTGTATGATAGCTTGAAATTACTTGAGGAGAAATATCCAAATATGGAACGATACAAGCGTTTCACATTAGAGTACGGAATTCGCCAGGCAGAGATGGTCATCGGTCTGATTGATGAGACATTATCAAAAGTAATGGAACAGGAGGAATAA
- a CDS encoding carbon starvation CstA family protein produces MRALKSILIWGVIAALGAAGFAVIALHRGESINAIWLLTASVCIYAIAYRFYSKFIAQKVFQLDDHRKTPAELHNDGKDFVPTNKWVLFGHHFAAIAGAGPLVGPILAAQMGYLPGTLWIVIGVVLAGAVQDFIILFGSIRRDGKSLGEMIKDEMGKVTGIISMIGILGIMIILLAVLALVVVKALVGSPWGMFTIAATIPIAIFMGIYMRFIRPGRVGEASLIGIVLLILSLFFGQTVSQNPTLSAMFTFKSETIAIMMIIYGFIASVLPVWLLLAPRDYLSTFLKVGTILALALGIITVAPNLQMAGVTKFINGTGPVFSGNLFPFLFITIACGSVSGFHALVSSGTTPKMIELESHARPIGYGAMLTESFVAVMAMIAACVLHPGVYFAINSPAALIGTDVGQASHVISSWGFTVTPNDLKTIANHVGEQTILSRTGGAPTLAIGMATIFSKVIGGNTLMAFWYHFAILFEALFILTTIDAGTRVGRFMIQDLIGAAYKPFKKTEAIIPNIIATALCVLSWGYFLYQGVIDPLGGINTLWPLFGIANQMLAGIALLLGTTILFKMGKKAYVWVTLLPTTWLLIVTLTAGWQKLFSANPKVGFLAHANIFKQAYDNGKILAPATTAAQMKQVLINDYVDATLTGIFMLVVIVVLISALNIWFKIIANRKLPLHESPYVPRSEGDLKHYA; encoded by the coding sequence TTGAGAGCGCTTAAATCCATTTTAATCTGGGGAGTCATTGCCGCACTTGGTGCAGCTGGCTTTGCTGTGATAGCATTACATCGCGGTGAAAGTATTAATGCGATTTGGCTGTTAACGGCTTCTGTATGCATTTATGCAATCGCTTACCGCTTTTACAGCAAGTTTATTGCCCAGAAAGTATTTCAGCTGGATGATCATCGGAAAACACCTGCAGAATTACATAATGATGGAAAAGACTTTGTTCCCACTAACAAATGGGTCCTCTTTGGCCACCATTTTGCCGCTATTGCTGGTGCAGGACCATTAGTCGGACCCATTTTAGCTGCACAAATGGGCTATTTGCCGGGCACACTTTGGATTGTCATCGGTGTAGTGTTAGCCGGTGCTGTACAAGACTTTATTATTCTTTTTGGTTCAATTCGCCGTGATGGAAAATCCCTTGGGGAAATGATTAAAGATGAAATGGGCAAAGTAACAGGCATCATTTCAATGATTGGCATTTTAGGTATTATGATTATTTTATTAGCCGTATTGGCACTTGTCGTAGTTAAAGCACTGGTGGGCAGCCCTTGGGGAATGTTCACAATTGCAGCAACGATCCCCATCGCAATCTTCATGGGAATTTATATGCGGTTTATCCGTCCTGGCCGTGTTGGTGAGGCATCCCTGATCGGTATTGTCCTGTTGATATTATCCCTATTTTTCGGACAGACAGTATCACAAAACCCTACCTTATCCGCCATGTTTACTTTTAAAAGTGAGACGATTGCCATTATGATGATTATTTATGGCTTTATTGCTTCCGTATTGCCGGTCTGGCTCTTGCTGGCTCCACGGGACTATTTAAGCACCTTCTTAAAAGTCGGCACCATCTTGGCACTTGCCTTAGGGATCATTACTGTGGCACCAAATCTTCAAATGGCAGGAGTAACCAAATTTATTAACGGGACTGGCCCTGTATTTTCTGGAAATCTTTTCCCTTTCTTATTTATTACGATTGCCTGCGGATCTGTGTCAGGATTTCATGCCCTTGTTTCATCCGGGACCACCCCAAAAATGATCGAGTTAGAATCACATGCCCGGCCAATCGGCTATGGTGCCATGCTAACTGAATCTTTTGTTGCTGTAATGGCTATGATTGCAGCATGTGTGTTGCATCCGGGTGTCTATTTTGCCATTAACAGTCCGGCAGCATTAATTGGGACTGATGTTGGTCAGGCCTCACATGTTATCTCAAGCTGGGGATTTACCGTCACTCCGAATGATTTAAAAACCATCGCCAATCATGTAGGAGAGCAAACGATCTTATCCAGAACCGGCGGCGCACCGACACTTGCGATTGGGATGGCCACCATTTTTTCAAAGGTAATCGGAGGCAACACTCTAATGGCATTTTGGTATCATTTTGCGATTCTTTTTGAAGCCTTGTTTATTTTAACTACGATTGATGCCGGGACACGCGTTGGGCGTTTCATGATTCAAGATTTAATTGGTGCTGCCTATAAGCCATTTAAGAAAACAGAAGCAATAATTCCTAACATCATTGCCACTGCTTTATGTGTCCTATCCTGGGGTTACTTCCTCTATCAAGGGGTGATTGATCCGCTTGGAGGAATAAATACCCTATGGCCGTTATTCGGTATTGCTAATCAAATGCTTGCTGGAATCGCTTTATTATTAGGTACTACCATTCTCTTTAAGATGGGCAAGAAAGCGTACGTGTGGGTTACCTTATTGCCGACAACCTGGCTGTTAATCGTGACATTAACAGCAGGATGGCAAAAGCTTTTTTCTGCCAATCCAAAAGTTGGTTTTCTCGCACATGCGAATATTTTTAAACAAGCGTATGACAACGGTAAAATTCTGGCTCCTGCCACAACTGCCGCGCAAATGAAACAAGTATTGATTAATGACTATGTGGACGCTACCCTTACCGGAATTTTCATGTTGGTGGTTATTGTTGTCTTAATCTCGGCTCTTAACATATGGTTTAAAATTATCGCCAACCGCAAATTGCCACTGCATGAGTCACCATATGTGCCGCGCAGTGAAGGAGATTTAAAACATTATGCTTAA
- a CDS encoding sugar ABC transporter ATP-binding protein produces MCATLDMKNISIEFPGVKALDQVNFSMKTGTVHALIGANGAGKSTLMKILSGAYDHYNGEIWFDEEIQNIRTPKNAQDAGIQIVYQEVDTAIIPYLTVAENIMLLDAVHHMGKKQWINWKRIHEKAAAILKDMKIDLPVKKLASELTLAEKQMILIARAISNQCKFLILDEPTAPLSHTETGELFRIVRNLKQNNVGIIFIFHRLPEIFEICDVITVMRNGEVAAKAAVSETSPSKVVEQMLGQKLEEQFPEKNAVIGDTVLEVKGLTDSNKIRDLHIHVRAGEIVGIAGLVGAGKTELCKALFGAAVRVSGEVVLYGRRLKLKNPFMAVQNGIALVPEERRKEGILVHESVQANLTAANLKSFSKVFSFVDRKKEKAAAKQLIKSLGIKTPSEDAIVQNLSGGNQQKVSIGKWLIAEADVYIFDEPTKGVDVGAKKDIFELIVELARRGKAIIYASSELSEIIGITDRVYVLYDGRNVKELETSGTNEEELLFYSTGGR; encoded by the coding sequence ATGTGTGCAACATTAGATATGAAAAATATTTCGATTGAATTTCCTGGTGTAAAGGCATTAGATCAGGTCAATTTTTCGATGAAAACAGGAACGGTTCATGCTTTGATAGGTGCAAATGGCGCCGGTAAGTCAACTTTAATGAAAATTCTTTCAGGAGCCTATGACCACTATAACGGTGAAATTTGGTTTGATGAAGAGATACAAAATATTCGCACCCCGAAAAATGCGCAGGATGCCGGCATACAAATTGTTTATCAGGAAGTCGACACAGCGATTATTCCTTATTTAACTGTTGCTGAAAATATTATGCTGCTGGATGCCGTTCATCATATGGGGAAGAAACAGTGGATCAACTGGAAAAGGATACATGAAAAAGCTGCAGCCATTCTTAAGGACATGAAGATCGATTTGCCGGTCAAAAAGCTTGCAAGTGAGTTGACGCTGGCAGAAAAACAAATGATTCTTATCGCTCGTGCGATTTCGAATCAGTGCAAGTTTCTTATTTTAGATGAACCGACTGCCCCATTAAGTCATACGGAGACAGGCGAACTTTTCCGTATTGTCAGGAATTTAAAACAGAATAATGTTGGAATCATATTCATTTTCCACCGTCTGCCGGAGATTTTCGAAATCTGTGATGTGATTACGGTGATGCGTAATGGAGAAGTTGCTGCTAAGGCGGCTGTTTCTGAGACGTCGCCAAGCAAAGTGGTGGAACAAATGCTCGGGCAAAAATTAGAGGAGCAGTTTCCAGAAAAGAATGCAGTGATTGGGGATACTGTTTTAGAGGTAAAGGGATTAACTGATTCAAATAAAATCAGGGATTTACATATACATGTGCGCGCAGGGGAAATTGTCGGAATTGCGGGGTTAGTCGGGGCCGGAAAAACGGAACTATGTAAAGCGCTGTTCGGAGCAGCCGTTCGGGTTAGTGGAGAAGTTGTGCTATATGGCCGTAGGCTTAAATTGAAAAATCCCTTTATGGCAGTGCAGAACGGCATCGCATTGGTGCCCGAAGAGCGTCGCAAAGAAGGAATCCTTGTTCATGAATCGGTTCAAGCTAATTTAACAGCAGCCAATTTAAAGAGTTTTTCCAAAGTTTTTAGCTTTGTGGACCGAAAAAAAGAAAAGGCAGCCGCCAAACAATTAATTAAATCGTTAGGAATTAAAACCCCATCTGAAGACGCCATCGTGCAAAATTTATCCGGGGGCAATCAGCAGAAGGTTTCGATTGGAAAGTGGCTCATAGCCGAGGCTGATGTGTATATTTTTGATGAACCAACAAAAGGTGTAGATGTTGGCGCGAAGAAAGATATTTTCGAATTAATTGTGGAATTAGCGCGAAGAGGCAAAGCAATTATTTACGCTTCCTCGGAGCTTTCAGAAATAATAGGTATTACAGACCGCGTCTATGTTTTATATGATGGCAGGAATGTTAAGGAACTTGAGACAAGTGGAACAAACGAAGAAGAACTTTTATTTTATTCGACAGGGGGCAGGTAA
- a CDS encoding YrdB family protein has protein sequence MELIKWINIGLRFLIEIAALICLGYWGFHAANRTIIKIVLGIGAPLITAIIWGTFGSPKAAYPLQGFSMLVLEVAVFGSAAVALYASGKQRLAILYAIVTFINLVLMKIWRQ, from the coding sequence GTGGAGCTAATTAAATGGATAAATATAGGGCTAAGGTTCCTTATAGAAATAGCAGCTCTAATTTGTTTGGGTTATTGGGGCTTTCATGCAGCAAACCGTACGATAATAAAAATCGTTTTGGGAATAGGGGCACCTTTAATAACTGCCATCATTTGGGGAACTTTTGGCTCCCCGAAAGCAGCTTACCCATTGCAGGGTTTTTCTATGTTGGTCCTCGAAGTAGCTGTATTCGGCAGTGCTGCTGTAGCTTTGTATGCTTCGGGAAAGCAAAGACTAGCCATTTTATATGCCATTGTGACCTTCATTAATTTAGTTTTAATGAAAATATGGCGCCAATAA
- a CDS encoding threonine/serine exporter family protein, with protein MDIIGQLVTSFIGTGAFGIIFNVPKESLVKCGLIGMGGWLIYYLLEDYTNDAVLATLAATIFIAVLSQELAKYYKTPVIIFSVAGIIPLVPGGLAYDAMRNFVENNYNTALGLAAKVLMLAGSIAFGLVFSEVINQIVIKLRGYKKRV; from the coding sequence GTGGACATTATTGGACAATTAGTGACCAGCTTTATTGGAACTGGTGCATTTGGAATTATTTTCAATGTTCCGAAAGAATCATTAGTAAAGTGCGGTTTAATTGGTATGGGCGGCTGGCTGATTTATTACTTGCTCGAAGACTACACAAACGATGCCGTTTTGGCAACGTTGGCTGCCACGATTTTTATAGCGGTCCTTAGTCAGGAACTGGCTAAATATTATAAAACTCCAGTGATTATATTTAGTGTGGCAGGTATTATTCCGCTGGTTCCTGGAGGTTTGGCGTATGATGCGATGCGCAATTTTGTAGAGAATAATTATAATACTGCATTGGGATTGGCTGCCAAGGTGTTGATGTTAGCCGGTTCCATTGCGTTTGGCCTTGTGTTTTCAGAAGTGATCAACCAAATAGTGATTAAACTTCGGGGATATAAAAAAAGGGTTTAG
- a CDS encoding C39 family peptidase — MILFVLLISIVGGETIFADKFNASKPAANSFSTLKPRVSALQVKEPILPESKLLDVPLINQMDPPMLYNGCEVTSLAMILNYSGIKVTKNELASHIRTVPLTYDNGQKGNPNEGFVGDMINGPGYAVYNGPVFELAKKYAGNRAVNLTGSPLTDLLKKVSQGKAVWVITTVDFAPVSEFEAWDTPQGNIQISFNEHSVVITGYDAHSIYINDPYGDKNEKLDRGNFEKAWNQMGRQAIVINN; from the coding sequence ATGATACTGTTTGTTCTATTAATCTCAATTGTTGGCGGAGAAACCATATTCGCGGATAAGTTTAATGCTTCAAAACCTGCCGCTAACTCATTTTCAACCTTAAAACCACGTGTATCAGCACTTCAGGTAAAGGAGCCGATTCTTCCGGAAAGCAAGTTGCTTGATGTTCCGTTAATCAATCAAATGGATCCTCCCATGCTTTATAATGGCTGTGAAGTAACGAGTTTGGCGATGATTCTGAATTACAGCGGTATTAAGGTAACGAAGAATGAATTAGCAAGTCATATCCGGACAGTCCCTTTAACATATGATAATGGTCAAAAGGGAAATCCTAATGAAGGGTTTGTAGGAGATATGATAAATGGTCCGGGCTATGCCGTATACAATGGTCCTGTTTTTGAGCTTGCTAAAAAATATGCCGGAAATCGGGCAGTCAATCTGACGGGCAGCCCGTTAACTGATTTATTAAAAAAAGTAAGTCAAGGGAAGGCAGTCTGGGTGATTACAACAGTGGATTTTGCACCTGTTTCGGAATTTGAAGCATGGGATACTCCACAAGGAAACATACAAATTAGTTTTAATGAGCACAGTGTTGTAATAACTGGATATGATGCTCATTCAATCTATATTAATGATCCATATGGGGATAAAAATGAAAAGTTGGATCGTGGCAATTTTGAAAAGGCTTGGAACCAAATGGGTAGACAAGCTATCGTTATAAATAATTAA